The nucleotide sequence CGCCGCACAAGTTCAAGATCGGCTCCTCGGGCTGCGCCCGCGACTGCGCGGAGTCCCAGTCCAAGGACATCGGCGTGATGGCCACCCCCGAGGGCTGGACGCTGTATCTGGGCGGCAACGGCGGGGCGAATCCCGCTCATGGCAGGGTCTTCGCCGAGTCCGTCTCGGAGGCCGAGCTCGTGCAGTACGTGGACCGCTACCTCATGTACTACATCCGCACCGCGGACAAGCTGCAGCGCACCGCCCGATGGCTCGAGGACCTCGACGAGGAGTACGGCGACGGCATCGTCCACCTCAAGGCGGTGCTGATCGACGATTCCCTGGGCATCTGCGCCGACCTGGAGGCGGACATGCAGCGCCAGGTCGAGGGCTACGAGGACGAGTGGGCCGCGACCCTGCGCGACCCGCAGCGCCTGCGCCGGTTCCGCCCGTTCGTCAACGACCCGGACGCTTCGGACGACTCCGCCCGCCAGTACGTGCTCGAGCGCGAGCAGATCCGCCCGGCCACCCCGGAGGAGATCGCCGCGGCCGAGGACGGCTCCGGGCCGGTGCTGATCTCCGGGACCCGCATCCCGGTGGGCGCCCAGGGCTGAGCCGCACTCCGCCGGGGCGTGGACCAGACGACCGGCCTGCCGTTCTAGGCTGATCACATGCTTCTCGACACCTCTGTGGACGGCGTTCGCCTCCTGCTGCTCGGCGCCGACGACGACTCCCGCCCGGCCAGGCGCTTGCGCGCCGCCGGCGCCGAGGTCCGCGCGGTCGCCGGTCCGGCTGGTGCCGCCGGTGCTGGTTCCGGCGCCGCGGCCGAGGCGGGCGAGACACCCGGCGACGAGGCCGCTGCCGAGCAGGCCCTGAGAGGCGGGGCACCGGGACTCGTCGTCGTGGTCGACGATCGCGCCCCTTGGGAGGGGCTGCTGCTGCGGCTCCGTGAAGCCCACGGACCCGTGCCGGTCTCGGTCGTGCCCGCCCCCGGCAAGGGCGTGTCCCTGGTGGGCGGCGGCCCCGGTGCGCCGGAGCTGATGACAGTGCGCGGGCTGGAGGCCGTGGCCGATGCCGACGTCGTGCTGCTGGACCGGCTGGCCCCGCAGGGCGTCGTCGAGGCCCAGGCCCCGCACGCCGAGATCGTGCGCGTGGGCAAGTGGCCCGGGCACCACCCGGTGCCCCAGGAGCAGATCCAGCGCCAGCTGCTCACCGCGGCCTCCCGCGGCCGCCGCGTGGTGCGCCTCAAGGGCGGGGATCCCTACGTCTTCGGCCGCGGCGGGGAGGAGGCCGCCGACTGCGAGTCCTGGGGCATCCCCGTGGAGACCGTTCCCGGCATCACCTCCGCCGTGGCCGTGCCCGGCGCGGCTGGTATTCCACTGACCTTCCGCGAGGTCTCCCGGGCCTTCACCGTGGCCTCCGGGCACGTGCCCTTCGACGACGACGAGCTGGCCGGCTTCGCGCGGCTGCTGGGCACCGGAGCCACCCTCGTGGTGCTGATGGGGGTCTCCACCCTGCCGCAGCTCGTGAGCGGGCTGATGCGCGCCGGGGCCTCCCCCGAGCTGCCGATCGCCGTGGTGGAGAAGGGCTTCTCCCCCGATCAGCGCACGCTCACGGGCCAGCTGGGCAGCGCCGTCGTAGACCTGGCCTCGGCGGTCTCGCCCGCGGTGACCGTGATCGGGCCGGTCGCCGCGCTGGCCGCCGAGGACCGCGAGCGCGTGCTCGGCGAGCTCACCCCGCACCGGGCCGTGGCACCGCCCGACACCGCGCAGAACGACCTGCCGCTGGCCGGGCGGCGCATCGCGGTGACCGCCCACCGCCGGGCCGAGGACCAGATGGGCGCGCTGCGCCGTCGCGGGGCCGAGGTCCTGGCCGCTCCGTCGCTGAAGCTCGTGCCCGTGGAGCAGGAAGAGCAGGTCATCGCCGACACGCGCCGCCTGCTGGCCGCACGCCCGGGGCTGTTCGTGATCACCACGGGCTACGGCTTCAAGCGGTGGTGGGAGGTCATCGAGGCGGCTGGGCTGTCCCAGGAAGCGCTCGAGGTGCTCTCTGAGGCCGATCTGTGGGTGCGCGGGCCCAAGGGACGGGCGGCCGTGCGCAATCTGGGGCTGCAGGACGCGGGCATCTCCCCCGACGAGACCCTGCCCCGTCTCGTCGACCTGCTGCAGGAGGCCTACGGCCGCGGCCTCAGCGGCGCCGTGGTGGGCTGGCAGGAGAACGGGTTCGCGGATCGGGACCAGCGTCAGCGCCTGGCCGAGGCCGGGGCGCAGATCCTGACGGTCACCCCGCACCGATGGGCCGACGCCGATGAGACCGGCGCCGTGCCCGAACTCGTGCGCGAGGTCTGCGCCCGACGGATCGATGCAGTCACCTTCACCTCGGCCGCCGGCGCCCAGGCCCTCGTCTCCGCAGCCGCCGCCCTGGGACTGGCCGAGGACTTCGCAGCGGCCTTCGACCCGGGGCAGGACGCATCGGCCCGCGCGGTGGTCGCGGCGACTGTGGGGCCGGTGAC is from Kocuria palustris and encodes:
- the cobA gene encoding uroporphyrinogen-III C-methyltransferase — translated: MLLDTSVDGVRLLLLGADDDSRPARRLRAAGAEVRAVAGPAGAAGAGSGAAAEAGETPGDEAAAEQALRGGAPGLVVVVDDRAPWEGLLLRLREAHGPVPVSVVPAPGKGVSLVGGGPGAPELMTVRGLEAVADADVVLLDRLAPQGVVEAQAPHAEIVRVGKWPGHHPVPQEQIQRQLLTAASRGRRVVRLKGGDPYVFGRGGEEAADCESWGIPVETVPGITSAVAVPGAAGIPLTFREVSRAFTVASGHVPFDDDELAGFARLLGTGATLVVLMGVSTLPQLVSGLMRAGASPELPIAVVEKGFSPDQRTLTGQLGSAVVDLASAVSPAVTVIGPVAALAAEDRERVLGELTPHRAVAPPDTAQNDLPLAGRRIAVTAHRRAEDQMGALRRRGAEVLAAPSLKLVPVEQEEQVIADTRRLLAARPGLFVITTGYGFKRWWEVIEAAGLSQEALEVLSEADLWVRGPKGRAAVRNLGLQDAGISPDETLPRLVDLLQEAYGRGLSGAVVGWQENGFADRDQRQRLAEAGAQILTVTPHRWADADETGAVPELVREVCARRIDAVTFTSAAGAQALVSAAAALGLAEDFAAAFDPGQDASARAVVAATVGPVTAQPLEEAGIPALVPERFRMGAMINQLCDVLGPGPQR